The region CGGAACCCGTGCCCTGCACACCGTGCTGATCCCGTTCGCCACCGCCGACCAGGCCGAACAGCTAGCCGAAGCGCCGGACACCGACCCGGAACAGATCTACGCCATCCTCACCGCCGCCGGACACAAACTCACCTGGCACGAGACCGTGAGCGCCCGCATGCCACTGCCCGACGAACGCAGCACGCTGAACACCCCCGACGCGACCCCGATCCTCCACACCGCCTGCGTCACCCACGGCACCGACGACCGCCCGCTGATCCTCGAAGAACTCCGCGCAAGCGCCGACCGCGCCCAAGTCGCCTACCGCATCACGGCCGATACCTCTCGCCGAATCAACGCAGTTAGGGATTAATGAGGCTGTTCGCTCTAGGAATCCTGAAGGTTGGAGGCGCACTCCCCGAGACGGGCGGATAGCAGAATCGACCAGTGAACAAGCGACACCGGTTCGCTTCAGCGAGTGGCCGTTTCCTTAGTTCTCGTCTAGCTCGTGCCGCACGGCGTTCCTTAGCCATGACAGACTCTTGCGCACTTGTCGGTTCTCAAAGCTGTTGCTGAAGACCAACATATTCCTTAGCTGGCGTTCCAGGGCTATACGGGAGCCGCCGTCCAAGTCCTCGGTTTCATCAAGCCAATGCTCTGCTGGAACAACATTGAAGTCGCCATTCTCAAGAGCCGTGCTATTGGAACTGCGGAGTACTGTGAGGCGAGGGTCGTCGCTGCTCGGGTTAAAGAGGACCCGCGTCTCCCAAGCGCAGCCCGCAGGAGCAAGGCCAATAGGGGCAATGATGGTCGCCGTTCCGTAAATGACCCATCGGACAGTTGCTGTGCACCACTCATGCTCTCCCATGCGGTACGCGTCTACGTCGCGAAAAGATCCCAATACGCTCACGGGCGACGCAAAACCAAATACGCTCGCACGTTTCACGTCGTCCCCCAGGCGGCCCCAGGAGATGGTGCACTGGAAGGATGTGCGGCGAGCCTGTAGTTGACCCATTAGCTCTTCAGTGATGATTTGGAGGCTGTCTGAGGAAGTCAACGCCCTCCGAACCGCGTCCTCGTCTGTCTCCGCAGGCTGCGCAAAACGGGACACGACACCATCGAGCGTTGTCAGGTGTATGAACCTTTCAGCCAGTCCCCTGAGATCCTGGTTCATCGGGAATGGGTATGATGATCCGTCTCCGAAATCTCTCGTGTTCGAGCTGATGAAATAAGTGACCTCTTCTGGGTGCTCCTTAGCGTATTCGATGGCCGACAACCAGATTACTGCGTCGCGGAACCCAGTCTTTGCTGATTTTCCACCATCGGATGCCTTGCAGGGCGCCAACGCATTGGCCTCGCGGAACGCGGCCTCACGAAGGGCACTCTCGCTTGTTGGAATGACATCGACGATGGTGCCGTATGCATCACGCCAGTGCTGCCGCACCCGATCTGGGGCAG is a window of Streptomyces violaceusniger Tu 4113 DNA encoding:
- a CDS encoding PIN domain-containing protein, with amino-acid sequence MDTCILRECGLGSSSADLLRTIRQVGIERVAVPWMVMEELAAQQAVKYQQKFRAAEDAVRALQQATPWSIRTMLLGNPAPDRVRQHWRDAYGTIVDVIPTSESALREAAFREANALAPCKASDGGKSAKTGFRDAVIWLSAIEYAKEHPEEVTYFISSNTRDFGDGSSYPFPMNQDLRGLAERFIHLTTLDGVVSRFAQPAETDEDAVRRALTSSDSLQIITEELMGQLQARRTSFQCTISWGRLGDDVKRASVFGFASPVSVLGSFRDVDAYRMGEHEWCTATVRWVIYGTATIIAPIGLAPAGCAWETRVLFNPSSDDPRLTVLRSSNSTALENGDFNVVPAEHWLDETEDLDGGSRIALERQLRNMLVFSNSFENRQVRKSLSWLRNAVRHELDEN